The genomic region ATGGCGGTGGCGGGCAGCAGGGCGAAGGCGTTTCGGAAGAAGGTCACCTCGGCCAGCGGGTACTCCGCCGCGAGGTGCTTCGCCAGCGCGTTCAGCACCGCGTAGAGGAACACCGCCAGCAGCATGGAGACGATGCCGCTGCGCGCCTGCAGATGGCTGGGGATGGGTTGGGCCATGGGCGCCCCGGGGGTTGGGGGAACGGGTTGACCTTGCCCCCACCCCGGCCCTCCCCCGCTGACGCAGGGGAGGGAGTTTGTCGCGAAGCGGCGGCAGTCCCCTCCCCTGCGCAGCGGGGGAGGGTTAGGGAGGGGGCAAACAACGCCGCTCAATGCGCCGTACGGCGGCTCGGGCGGCGGTAGATGAACCAGTAGACGGCGCCGACCAGCACCGCTCCGCCGAACCAGTTGCCCAGCGTCACCGCGGCGAGGTTCAGCAGGAACTGCCCGACCGGGATGACCGGCGCGGCGCGGCCCAGGTCGGCCCAGAAGGAGGCGGGGGCGCCCCATTCGATCAGCAGGCCCAGCGGCACGAAATACATGTTGGCGACGCAGTGCTCGAAGCCGGCGGCGACGAAGGCGCTGACCGGGAAGACGATGGCCATGATCTTGTCGGTCACGCTGCGTGCGCCGAGCGCCAGCCACACCGCCAGGCAGACCAGCACGTTGCACAGGATGCCCAGGAAGAAGGCCTGTCCGGCGGGCAGCCCGGCCTTGGCCGTGGCGAAGTAGAGCGCCGAGGCGCCCACCGCCCCGTGGCCGAAGGCGTACTGCCCGGACAGGAAGACCAGCAGCGCCGTGCCGGCGGCGCCGACGAAGTTGCCGAGCCACACCATGGTCCAGACCTGGAGCATCCGCCCGGTCTTCACCCGCCCGCTGGCCCAGGCCATGACCATCAGCGCGTCGCCGGTGAAGAGCTGCGCGCCGCCGACGATGACCAGGATCAGCCCCAGCGAGAAGACCAGACCGCCGAGCAGCCGGGTCACCCCGTAGGGCAGCATGCCCTCCGCCCCCGACATGGCGACGGTGGCGAACAGACCGCCCAGCGCGATGAAGGCGCCGGCCAGGACGGCCAGGGCGAACAGCGTCGCACCGTCGTAATTGGCCTTCTTGACGCCCAGATTCTCCGCCGCGAGCGCGATGGCGTCGGGCATCAGCGCGTCGAGAGAGGACGCGGGCGGGGCGGCAATCGGGGAGATGGCCGGGGAGGCGTGTGGGTTTGCCTCCGGAAGGGAATGCGTGTCCATGAAGGTGCTCCTCGTCTCGGACGGCGTCTCTCTCACACGACCTTGAGGCCCTGCGTCCGGAAGACGCCGCGCACCCGCTCGGTCAGCTCCGGCGGGGGAGGTTCGGTGTTGGCCAGCGCGTAGGGCAGGCCGAGCTGCTTCCATTTGAACTCGCCCATCTTGTGGAAGGGCAGGACGTCCACCCGCTCCACCACCTCCAGGCCGGCGGCGAATTCCGCCAGCCCCTCGATCTCGTCGAGATGATCGGTCAGGCCGGGAACCAGCACGTAGCGCAGCCAGATCGGCTTGCGCATCGCGGACAGCCGTTCGGCGAATTCCAGGGTCGGGCGCAGCGGCACACCGGTCACCGCGCGGTAGGTGGCTTCCTTGAACGCCTTGATGTCCAGCAGCACCAGATCGACGTCGGCCAGCAGATGGTCGTCGGCGTGACTGCCCAGGAAGCCCGAGGTGTCCAGCGCGGTGTGCAGGCCGAGTTGCTTGGCGCCGCGGTAGATGGCCGCACAGAATTCCGGCTGGACCAGCGGCTCGCCGCCGCTGAGGGTCAGGCCGCCATGGGCGCGGTGCAGGAAATCGGCGTAGGTGGCGATGTCGGCCAGCACGTCCGAGGACTGGGCCGGCGACCCGTCGTGCATGTGGCGGGTGTCGGGGTTGTGGCAGTACTGGCAGCGCAGCGGGCATCCGGCCAGGAACAGGACGTAGCGCAAACCCGGCCCATCGACCGTGCCGCCCGTCTCCACCGAATGGACCCAGCCGCGGACCGATGCGCCCGTCCCGGCGGCGTGCGCGGGTTGGGGGGTAATCGGGCTGAGCATGAGGCACCTCGTGAATGGGCGCCGGTGTCCGCTTCATGCGGCACCGGCGCTGTGTGCCATCCTATGTCACGCCCCGGCGTCGGCCATGACCGGGGTCAATTGATCTGACCGCGACTCTTGCGCGTACTGCGTGTATCCTCCGGCCGGAAGGACGGGGCGCTCCACCCAGGCGATGCGCAGGATGTTGGTCGATCCCGGCATGCCGAAGGGCACGCCCGCGGTGATGACCAAGCGCTGCCCGTCCTCCGCCAGGCCGTGGGCGTAGGCGATGCGGGTCGCCTTGTGCACCATGTCGGAGAAGTTCTGGATGTCCTCGGTCAGCACGCTGTGCACGCCATAGGCCAGCACCAGGCGGCGCGAGGCGGCGACGGTCGCGGTCAGGCAGAGGATCGGCACCTCCGGCCGTTCGCGGGCGGCGCGCAGGGTGGTCGAGCCGCTGGTGGTGTAGGTGACGATGGCCGCCGCGTGGATGGTGTGGGCGACCTGCCGCGCTGCCGCGGTGATGGCGTCGGCGGCCGTCTCCTGCGGGTCGGCGTGCTGGGCGTCCATCATCGTGCGGTAAAGGTCGTCGTGCTCGACCCGGCGGGCGATGCGGTCCATCATCGACACCGCCTCCACCGGGTAGGCACCCGACGCGGTCTCCGCCGACAGCATCACCGCGTCGGCGCCGTCGAAGACGGCGGTGGCGACGTCCGACGCCTCGGCGCGGGTCGGGGCGGGGGCGCCGATCATCGATTCCAGCATCTGGGTGGCGACGATCACCGGCTTTCCGGCCTTGCGCGCCTCGCGGATGATCCTCTTCTGGATGCTCGGAACGTCCTCCGGCGGCATTTCCACGCCGAGGTCGCCGCGGGCGACCATGACGCCGTCCGACAGCTCGACGATGCGCTCC from Azospirillum baldaniorum harbors:
- a CDS encoding formate/nitrite transporter family protein, which produces MDTHSLPEANPHASPAISPIAAPPASSLDALMPDAIALAAENLGVKKANYDGATLFALAVLAGAFIALGGLFATVAMSGAEGMLPYGVTRLLGGLVFSLGLILVIVGGAQLFTGDALMVMAWASGRVKTGRMLQVWTMVWLGNFVGAAGTALLVFLSGQYAFGHGAVGASALYFATAKAGLPAGQAFFLGILCNVLVCLAVWLALGARSVTDKIMAIVFPVSAFVAAGFEHCVANMYFVPLGLLIEWGAPASFWADLGRAAPVIPVGQFLLNLAAVTLGNWFGGAVLVGAVYWFIYRRPSRRTAH
- the pflA gene encoding pyruvate formate-lyase-activating protein, with product MLSPITPQPAHAAGTGASVRGWVHSVETGGTVDGPGLRYVLFLAGCPLRCQYCHNPDTRHMHDGSPAQSSDVLADIATYADFLHRAHGGLTLSGGEPLVQPEFCAAIYRGAKQLGLHTALDTSGFLGSHADDHLLADVDLVLLDIKAFKEATYRAVTGVPLRPTLEFAERLSAMRKPIWLRYVLVPGLTDHLDEIEGLAEFAAGLEVVERVDVLPFHKMGEFKWKQLGLPYALANTEPPPPELTERVRGVFRTQGLKVV
- the pyk gene encoding pyruvate kinase, whose product is MTAPTSPIRRFRQTKIVATLGPSSSSPDMIRALFEAGVDVFRLNFSHGSHDDHGARVRAIRALERELERPIAIMADLQGPKLRLGRFADGSVELTVGQPFRLDLSTEPGDATRVGMPHPEIFAALRPDTDLLLDDGKVRLRIAACSPEHADTVVVAGTKLSDRKGVNVPDVLLPLSPLTAKDRADLVFALDQEVDWVALSFVQRPEDVAEARKLIAGRAALMSKLEKPLAIQHLERIVELSDGVMVARGDLGVEMPPEDVPSIQKRIIREARKAGKPVIVATQMLESMIGAPAPTRAEASDVATAVFDGADAVMLSAETASGAYPVEAVSMMDRIARRVEHDDLYRTMMDAQHADPQETAADAITAAARQVAHTIHAAAIVTYTTSGSTTLRAARERPEVPILCLTATVAASRRLVLAYGVHSVLTEDIQNFSDMVHKATRIAYAHGLAEDGQRLVITAGVPFGMPGSTNILRIAWVERPVLPAGGYTQYAQESRSDQLTPVMADAGA